In one Kitasatospora cineracea genomic region, the following are encoded:
- a CDS encoding lysozyme: MPASGTTRMLRRAATAAASAALLVGVVAAVPAQAAKPGTPANFHPEQDYAGSTVAAHEGRGDTARTASTLAALAATQTKGMDVSSYQGNVAWSTAYANGGRFAYVKATEGTSYTNAYFAQQYNGSYNAGMIRGAYHFALPNVSSGATQAAYFVAHGGGWSKDGKTLPPALDIEYNPYGATCYGLSQAGMVSWIRDFSNTVHTKTGRYPTIYTTTDWWTTCTGNNSSFGATNPLWIARYSSSVGTLPAGWSYQTIWQYADSGTLPGDQNYFNGALDRVQALANG; this comes from the coding sequence ATGCCCGCTTCCGGCACCACCCGGATGCTCCGCCGCGCCGCCACCGCGGCCGCCTCCGCCGCCCTGCTCGTCGGCGTCGTCGCCGCCGTCCCCGCCCAGGCCGCCAAGCCCGGCACCCCCGCGAACTTCCACCCCGAGCAGGACTACGCCGGCTCGACCGTCGCCGCCCACGAGGGCCGCGGCGACACAGCCCGCACCGCGAGCACCCTCGCAGCACTGGCCGCCACCCAGACCAAGGGCATGGACGTGTCCAGCTACCAGGGCAACGTCGCCTGGAGCACCGCGTACGCCAACGGCGGCCGGTTCGCCTACGTCAAGGCCACCGAGGGCACCAGCTACACCAACGCGTACTTCGCCCAGCAGTACAACGGCTCCTACAACGCCGGGATGATCCGCGGCGCCTACCACTTCGCGCTGCCGAACGTCTCCAGCGGCGCCACCCAGGCCGCCTACTTCGTCGCGCACGGCGGCGGCTGGTCCAAGGACGGCAAGACCCTGCCGCCCGCCCTGGACATCGAGTACAACCCGTACGGCGCCACCTGCTACGGCCTGAGCCAGGCCGGGATGGTCAGCTGGATCCGCGACTTCTCCAACACCGTGCACACCAAGACCGGCCGCTACCCGACGATCTACACCACCACCGACTGGTGGACCACCTGCACCGGCAACAACTCCTCCTTCGGCGCCACCAACCCGCTCTGGATAGCCCGCTACTCCTCCAGCGTCGGCACCCTCCCCGCCGGCTGGTCCTACCAGACCATCTGGCAGTACGCCGACTCCGGCACCCTGCCGGGCGACCAGAACTACTTCAACGGCGCGCTCGACCGGGTCCAGGCCCTCGCCAACGGCTGA
- a CDS encoding metallophosphoesterase family protein: protein MPDGRLLAVSDLHVGVAENRGTLEALRPADPDDWLIVAGDVAERVRDVEATLGFLAGRFAKVLWTPGNHELWTTTQDQVDLPAPARYRLLVERCRALGVTTPEDPYPTWQGPDGPCAVAPVFTLYDYSWRVPGVTDKQQSLARARDNGVVCTDEYRIDPAPYPGIEDWCRERVAATEQALAAHDPALPLVLAGHWPLDRRPTDILRHPDFAQWCGTDLTADWHRRFNVAAVVYGHLHIPRTTWYDGVRFEEVSLGYPREWRRRGHPRGLLRQILPYPGPPEQPVPAEPPVPAEPPAP, encoded by the coding sequence GTGCCGGACGGACGCCTGCTCGCGGTCAGCGACCTGCACGTCGGCGTCGCCGAGAACCGCGGCACCCTCGAAGCGCTTCGACCCGCCGACCCCGACGACTGGCTGATCGTCGCGGGCGACGTCGCCGAACGGGTCCGCGACGTCGAGGCCACCCTGGGCTTCCTCGCCGGCCGCTTCGCCAAGGTCCTCTGGACCCCCGGCAACCACGAACTGTGGACCACCACCCAGGACCAGGTCGACCTCCCCGCCCCCGCCCGCTACCGGCTCCTGGTCGAACGCTGCCGCGCCCTCGGCGTCACCACCCCCGAGGACCCGTACCCGACCTGGCAGGGCCCCGACGGCCCCTGCGCGGTCGCCCCCGTCTTCACCCTCTACGACTACAGCTGGCGGGTCCCCGGCGTCACCGACAAGCAGCAGTCGCTGGCCCGCGCCCGCGACAACGGCGTGGTCTGCACCGACGAGTACCGGATCGATCCCGCCCCCTACCCCGGCATCGAGGACTGGTGCCGCGAACGGGTCGCGGCCACCGAGCAGGCCCTCGCCGCGCACGACCCCGCCCTCCCGCTGGTCCTGGCCGGCCACTGGCCGCTCGACCGCCGCCCCACCGACATCCTGCGCCACCCCGACTTCGCCCAGTGGTGCGGCACCGACCTCACCGCCGACTGGCACCGCCGCTTCAACGTCGCCGCCGTGGTCTACGGCCACCTGCACATCCCCCGCACCACCTGGTACGACGGCGTCCGCTTCGAAGAGGTCTCGCTCGGCTACCCCCGCGAGTGGCGCCGCCGCGGCCACCCGCGCGGCCTGCTCCGCCAGATCCTCCCCTACCCCGGCCCGCCCGAGCAGCCCGTCCCCGCCGAGCCGCCCGTCCCCGCCGAACCACCCGCGCCCTGA